A segment of the Carya illinoinensis cultivar Pawnee chromosome 1, C.illinoinensisPawnee_v1, whole genome shotgun sequence genome:
tatgttTAAAAGCAACCCTTTTCTCTCTTAGCAGGTATAAAACCTCACGTTTCAGCCTCCCTTCCCGCTTTCTTTCTGATCACTTACCTTTTTCTCTCTGTGATGGCTTCCAATACCAGCAACTGTAACGCCATCATGCGCTTACCAACCTATGCATCCGACCCAACCTCACCCAACACCACCTTCGTCCAAGCCGATCCTTCAAATTTCCGGGCTGTGGTTCAGAAACTAACCGGAGCCCCTGAAGACCCTTCTGCCCTAAAGCTCCCTCTCACCCTCAAACCTGCTCACCACCACACCACCCCTAAACCCACCAACTCAACCGCCGCCGCTGCCACCGAGATGGGTCCCAGAAAACCCACCTTCAAGCTCCATGAACGCCGGCACGCCACCAAAAAGCTCGAACTCAACATCGAACACGCTGCTGCCTTCAACAAGCACTGCATGGCCAAGCCCAGCTTCAATTCCGGACCATCATCGGCACCATCGGCTTCTTCTTCTGGGTCTCACGTAAGGACTATGATCTTCTCCCCAGTGTCTCCTTTGGAGTTATACGGCCGTGGCAGCCCGAGGACGCCGCGTGAGttggaggaggaagaagagaggGCCATTGCCGAAAAAGGTTTCTATTTGCACCCGAGTCCACTCAGTACTCCAAGAGGGTCTGACCCTCCTGAGCTTCTGACTTTGTTCCCCCTGCATTCTCCTAGAGATCTGTTGAATCACAATTCGTATTCTCATTAATAATTTTGTATCAAAGTAATTATAGTTCTATGGATTTAATCTTCTAGTATCAATTGAAATATATGTTTCGTTAATTATTACTCATTCGAGTATTGATTTGATtagttttattcatttctttattCATGTCATTCCATTCAATGCAATTTGCATTGCAGCTCTGAATGAAGAAGACGAAgacgaagacgaagaagaagaacattccttttaagaaaacaattattattttacatttaaatttttgacaaggctagCTGAAAATTGAGGCCGTTGGATTTAGTGACCGGCATAGATCTAGGGAAAGGCAACTACGCCTATATCCGACAAAACAAACGGCTAGGATTTGTAGTTGGGTAATTAATACGATGTTGTCAGGACTATGATGACATTAGTGTAAAGTGGCTGCTCTAAATCGACGGGTCTGATTCCTCCGACGCAGGGTTATTAGTTCAAAATTTGAAGGATAAAGCCCAATCTTTCACCGTCGAGATATGGACGGTCAGGATGGGTGGTTTCCAAGTAACGAAAATGGGAGTTTACTTGGAGTGTCGAGTCATGGAGGTAATTTGCAAAGGAGTGAAAAAGCGGCATTCTTTGGCCGTCGTTGACCTTCTgcccaaacaaaacaaaacaaaaatgcttTTAGATAATTTGTTGCCTTGAAcaaattatttgaaaagaaTACGAGTAAAAGACATCCTCTAATTCCATGCTATTGCgcatgaaatttttgaaaagataaaaagcaATGCTATTGcggtttcttcttttgtttgtaCTCGATTTTCTTTTTGGAAATTGTCTCAACAACTTCTCATTAATCAGTAATGCTATTGTAAAACCTCTATcatgattataatattattataaaatctcTACATTATATACCAtttacttaacataatataatttataaaagggTATCTTTTCCTTCTAAAACCCTCTCTCTCACTCCTAAAAAAAGCCTCTAGATTTAAATTTTGCAGGAGGCCTCTCCCccacctttatatatatatatatatatatattgcaagaTTTGGAGAGGGGGATCGAATCCAAAACCTCTCTTTTGAGGGTTGGGTCTTATGTCATCTAAGCCACAGGCTTTTGGCGGCCTCTCCCCCTATTCTTTCCTCATTTctcctttcttctcctctttctccctcattccctcttttttttttagtttatttttcttcctttaagGTAGAAAAAGTCAAATCTAAATTTTCCGACAACTCTCAAGAGACACACACAACACAAAGTAGAATTTTAGGCTACAAATAGTTTTGAGGATAGTagcaattttataaaaatcactGTGCGTGGTCCCCACATGCCCTGCAGCTCTTCTTGCCAGATCACTGGAATTGCACCACCAAATCTTTTCACTTTTAACTTTTGTGGCTGAAAATAGACAATTGTCTTCACATGCCATCAAAGTTTATCGAAATTGATTCAAATTGTaatccattattttttattcttattttcattattgtatattaaaaaaaagtgttcgTCTCTTAGATAATTTATCCGTAGagattgagtttctatttaggTAGAGTACTGTCTCTTAGACATTTGTTTATAGAGAATATCAGTAACAGTGAAATCTATACCAATTCAGTAATATACTGATAGAGTTCCAAATGATTGATATAGAAATATCACTACACGTATCCAGTCACAGATATGAATTTCTCTTTATAAACGAATGATGacatttttaaaaacataatatgACTTATAAGGTTCAAATGTAAAATAAagttattattatgattataaaaaatatttatatgaagttTGAACAGCTGTTAAGATGAGATTGGTATTTATTATTGTATAATTTGgacttttttttgggggggggggggggaggtttTGGGCAATTGGCAGGCGTGTCAGATGTGACTTTGGGCCTTTAAGCACCAGCAGCGGCCTACTTAAGTTTGAccaatattttattaagaaattcaaatttaattatcTACTTCTCGACACTAAATAACAAgttctttaaatttattaatattttattaaaatattaattttaatatttttatttattttaattctattaaaatattgaactCACTCTAGGACAACCAATTGGTACAAGATCTGAATCCTCAGTAATAAATGAAcgagaataaaaacaaaaacaaaacaaataagatAAGGCTTCCAAAATGACCAAAATCTATAACTTGAAGCAGGCCGGCTCTTCTCTAAGACTAATTAGGCAAGCTGGCCCCTTTCAAAAAAGTttaaagtagattttttttaaagaaaaaatatttaattaaaaaaattaattaatctaaTAAGATAACatcaaaagtaataaataaatattatgtaattattagttttaaaaatatcaaacataATAATTAATCAAGTATTCTTCTTCTAAAAATATActtcttttttatcattattaatttaatatataatgtaaaaattataaatagtaaaatctaatttttgagtgttatgaaaaaatttagtatgATCTTTGAAAAGGCAAGGGCCTActtttttccaaatgtgtaggttatttatataactttattgacaattataattataattgcttTTAGggcttatttatatattaagaatatatgtgaataatagtaaaatagtttgagttaagatgttttgtttcgttttgataaatgagagaaaaaaatttgaatttgaaaatatctGAAACTATCTAAAAGCAGTTGTGTTCTCAAACGGCTCTTAAGAGTCTAAGCACAATTTGTTAAActagatttgataaaattaagTCTGTTATTAGTTGAAAATGTAGTATAAAATCTTAAACATTAATTTT
Coding sequences within it:
- the LOC122303445 gene encoding VQ motif-containing protein 11-like — encoded protein: MASNTSNCNAIMRLPTYASDPTSPNTTFVQADPSNFRAVVQKLTGAPEDPSALKLPLTLKPAHHHTTPKPTNSTAAAATEMGPRKPTFKLHERRHATKKLELNIEHAAAFNKHCMAKPSFNSGPSSAPSASSSGSHVRTMIFSPVSPLELYGRGSPRTPRELEEEEERAIAEKGFYLHPSPLSTPRGSDPPELLTLFPLHSPRDLLNHNSYSH